The proteins below come from a single Argentina anserina chromosome 1, drPotAnse1.1, whole genome shotgun sequence genomic window:
- the LOC126791532 gene encoding U-box domain-containing protein 34 isoform X1 produces the protein MTSVAVAVNGGDGNGSRRAVKWAVKNLMPTAERFVLVHVMPRITSIPTPSGDRIPVTELDAGVVGMYVKDMKDKYEEEVFTPLKKLCKSNKVEKLVLEDEVPANGILSFISQSDINCLVLGSSSSNYITRKLKGPDVPTAVLKCAPESCDIHVVSKQKVVTKSASPSLVCETSTANELSTQGEDEGYSREVGKRITGSRSSYVDSTVHEGYGAPSMSDLSFLSSEAFTRTEFPASASVDQERNYQNSEEIEQIEVEQLRAELQNTLGMYKRACEELVHAQSKVQLLSFECLEEARRVNAALESEENLRMIAAEDAAKHLQARKEIEEAKVQLAKEAYERQVAELIALKESTGKKECVDALFSSDNRYRKYSRKEIEVATNFLSETNVIGEGGYGKVYKCSLDQTPVAVKVLQPDAVEKKEEFLKEVEILSQLHHPNIVLLLGACPEIGCLVYEYLENGNLEDYISHHRNGKPSLPWTVRFRIIFEVACGLAFLHNSKAVPIVHRDLKPGNILLDRNYLSKIGDVGLAKLITDIVPDNITEYRESIIAGTLFYMDPEYQRTGTFRPKSDLYAFGVIILQLLTARHPNRLIYIVENAIANGYFADFLDESVTDWPLDETEELAELALRCSKLRCRDRPDLETEVLPVLKRLVDIADSSSKIERNHDDAPSHYYCPILQEIMDDPHISADGFTYEYRAIKAWLDKHNVSPVTRLRLHHSELTPNHTLRSAIQEWRSSSVCG, from the exons ATGACGTCAGTGGCCGTGGCGGTTAACGGCGGCGACGGAAACGGAAGCCGACGCGCTGTGAAGTGGGCGGTGAAGAATCTGATGCCCACAGCCGAGCGCTTCGTGTTGGTCCACGTCATGCCCAGAATCACTTCAATTCCAACACCAt CAGGAGATCGCATCCCGGTGACGGAGCTGGACGCGGGTGTGGTGGGGATGTATGTGAAGGACATGAAGGACAAGTACGAGGAGGAGGTTTTTACTCCTTTGAAGAAGCTATGCAAGTCAAACAAG GTGGAAAAATTGGTATTGGAGGATGAGGTTCCTGCAAATGGGATTCTAAGTTTTATATCTCAGTCTGATATCAATTGTTTAGTTTTGGGTTCTAGCAGTTCTAATTACATAACCAG GAAACTGAAAGGACCAGACGTACCAACAGCTGTTCTGAAATGTGCTCCTGAGAGTTGTGATATTCATGTTGTGTCGAAACAAAAAGTTGTCACAAAATCAGCTAGTCCCTCATTAGTTTGCG AGACTAGTACTGCTAATGAGCTGTCTACTCAAGGAGAAGATGAGGGATATTCCAGAGAAGTTGGCAAACGGATAACTGGAAGTCGTTCTTCCTACGTAGATTCCACTGTTCATGAAGGTTATGGAGCACCGTCAATGTCCGACCTTAGTTTTCTAAGTTCTGAAGCTTTTACACGTACGGAATTTCCTGCAAGTGCTAGTGTGGAtcaggaaaggaattatcagaACTCAGAAGAGATTGAGCAG ATTGAAGTGGAACAGTTGCGTGCAGAACTGCAGAATACTCTTGGCATGTACAAACGAGCTTGTGAAGAGCTGGTACATGCCCAAAGCAAG GTTCAACTACTTTCTTTTGAATGTCTTGAAGAAGCAAGAAGAGTGAATGCTGCTCTTGAGAGTGAGGAAAATTTGAGAATGATTGCTGCTGAAGACGCAGCAAAGCATCTGCAGGCCAGGAAAGAGATTGAGGAGGCAAAAGTTCAGCTCGCTAAGGAGGCTTATGAGAGGCAAGTTGCTGAGTTAATTGCCCTGAAAGAGTCAACAGGGAAGAAGGAATGTGTTGATGCTCTCTTCTCAAGTGACAATAGGTACAGAAAATACAGTAGGAAGGAAATAGAGGTAGCAACAAACTTCCTTTCAGAGACTAATGTGATTGGTGAAGGAGGGTATGGGAAAGTTTACAAGTGCAGTCTTGATCAAACCCCGGTAGCTGTTAAGGTTCTTCAGCCTGATGCAGTCGAGAAGAAAGAGGAGTTTCTGAAAGAG GTTGAAATTCTTAGTCAGCTACACCATCCTAACATAGTTCTGCTTCTTGGAGCCTGTCCAGAGATCGGTTGTCTGGTGTATGAGTACTTGGAAAATGGGAACTTGGAAGATTATATCTCACACCACCGGAATGGAAAACCATCTCTCCCTTGGACTGTTAGGTTCAGGATCATTTTTGAAGTAGCATGTGGGCTGGCATTCTTACACAACTCAAAGGCAGTCCCAATTGTGCATCGAGATCTAAAACCGGGTAATATATTACTAGACAGAAACTACTTGAGCAAGATTGGGGACGTTGGGCTGGCTAAACTCATTACAGACATTGTGCCTGATAATATAACGGAGTACAGAGAATCAATTATTGCTGGTACACTCTTTTACATGGATCCAGAGTATCAGAGAACTGGCACATTTAGACCCAAATCAGATTTGTATGCTTTTGGGGTCATTATCCTCCAACTATTGACAGCACGGCACCCCAATAGGCTTATATACATTGTGGAAAATGCAATTGCAAATGGTTATTTTGCTGACTTCTTAGATGAGTCAGTCACAGATTGGCCACTAGATGAAACAGAGGAGTTGGCTGAACTTGCATTAAGGTGTTCAAAGCTTAGATGCAGGGATAGACCGGATCTTGAAACTGAAGTTTTGCCTGTTCTCAAAAGACTGGTCGATATTGCAGATTCTAGTTCTAAGATTGAGAGAAACCATGATGATGCACCAAGCCACTACTATTGTCCGATACTTCAG GAAATTATGGATGATCCCCACATTTCAGCTGATGGCTTTACCTACGAGTACAGAGCAATCAAAGCATGGCTTGACAAACACAATGTATCCCCAGTTACAAGGCTTAGACTTCACCATTCTGAACTAACTCCTAACCATACATTGCGCTCAGCTATACAGGAATGGAGGTCCTCAAGCGTATGTGGATAG
- the LOC126783090 gene encoding single myb histone 4-like: protein MGNPKQKWTSEEEEALRAGVRKHGTGKWKDIQKDPEFNTFLSSRSNIDLKDKWRNMSVSGGAGVPREKAKMRPRDTPVTLFSNPTPQTSAAAPVKREPAAAILKRESSAAPVKRKIVKGEPADDSPTEAKTEAKTSKVYDALIFEALESSTNPNGLETGAIANFIEQRYILEKKNEVPQNFRRSLSSKLRQLVSQEKIEKFQNGFKIKSDSSGQTKASLPPKHKDPPPAPNAPKQNDTTLALKQNDVQPTQLQSPADVIPYETVEEAAVAAAYKIADAENKSFVAAEAVKESERVSQMFEDTNSVLQLADEFLKKCLQGEVLLIG, encoded by the exons ATGGGAAATCCGAAGCAAAAATGGACGTCGGAGGAAGAAGAGGCGCTCCGTGCCGGCGTCAGAAAGCACGGCACCGGAAAGTGGAAGGACATCCAGAAAGACCCTGAGTTCAACACCTTCCTCTCTTCTCGCTCCAATATTGATCTCAag gACAAATGGCGGAATATGTCTGTTAGTGGCGGTGCTGGAGTGCCTAGAGAAAAAGCAAAGATGAGACCGAGAGATACTCCTGTTACACTTTTCTCCAACCCCACCCCGCAGACATCTGCAGCTGCTCCTGTTAAACGTGAGCCGGCTGCAGCTATTCTCAAACGTGAGTCGTCAGCAGCTCCTGTCAAACGCAAGATTGTCAAAGGCGAGCCGGCAGATGATTCTCCAACAGAAGCAAAAACTGAAGCAAAAACATCTAAAGT GTACGATGCACTGATTTTTGAAGCACTAGAAAGTTCAACAAATCCAAATGGATTGGAGACTGGTGCTATTGCTAACTTTATTGAG CAAAGGTATATTTTGGAGAAAAAGAATGAGGTGCCCCAAAATTTTAGAAGGTCATTGAGCTCAAAATTAAGACAGCTGGTTTCAcaagaaaaaattgaaaag TTTCAAAATGGCTTTAAGATAAAAAGTGACTCGTCAGGCCAGACAAAAGCATCACTGCCCCCGAAACATAAGGATCCACCACCAGCCCCAAACGCCCCAAAACAGAATGACACAACACTGGCCTTAAAACAGAATGATGTTCAACCCACGCAATTGCAGAGTCCTGCTGATGTAATTCCTTATGAAACAGTTGAGGAAGCAGCAGTGGCTGCTGCCTACAAGATTGCTGATGCCGAAAACAAATCATTTGTGGCTGCGGAAGCAGTGAAAGAGTCGGAGAGGGTTTCACAGATGTTCGAAGACACAAATTCAGTGCTCCAGTTGGCAGACGAGTTCCTtaaaaaat GTTTGCAAGGTGAAGTTCTTCTGATCGGGT
- the LOC126783077 gene encoding lycopene epsilon cyclase, chloroplastic: protein MDCVGIGARNFTAMAVSFCPVGRRGLLPSGKKEGSFFRYGALCNKHSLLRVRATAGSESCVGVAVKEGFADEEDYIKGGGSELLFVQMQRNKAMEKQSKLADKLPPIGGDVLDLVVIGCGPAGLALAAESAKLGLKVGLVGPDLPFTNNYGVWEDEFKDLGLEGCIEHVWQDTIVYLDDESEPILFGRAYGRVCRNLLHEELLRRCVESGVTYLSSRVESIVEGSNGRSLIACEHGIDISSRLATVASGAASGKLLQYEVGGPKVCVQTAYGVEVEVENYPYDPNLMVFMDYRDYSKQKVLGSEAEYPTFLYAMAMSATRIFFEETCLASKDAMPFDLLKKKLFSRLQTLGIHIVKTYEEEWSWIPVGGSLPNTEQKNLAFGAAASMVHPATGYSVVRSLSEAPKYASVIAKILKQDYSQTSLSRQISNQNISMQAWNTLWPPERKRQRAFFLFGLALLVQMDIEGMRTFFATFFRLPTWMWQGFLGSSLSSADLMLFAIYMFVIAPNSLRSRLVKHLLSDPTGATMLKTYLTVNLNSLPAS from the exons ATGGACTGCGTTGGGATCGGAGCTCGGAACTTCACGGCAATGGCGGTGTCGTTTTGCCCTGTTGGGAGAAGAGGGCTTCTCCCGAGTGGTAAAAAGGAAGGTTCTTTCTTTCGGTACGGTGCTTTGTGTAACAAGCATTCTCTGCTTCGAGTCagagcaaccgccggaagcgAGAGCTGTGTGGGTGTGGCTGTCAAGGAAGGGTTTGCTGATGAGGAAGATTACATTAAGGGAGGTGGGTCGGAGTTGCTTTTTGTTCAAATGCAGCGGAATAAGGCCATGGAGAAACAGTCTAAGCTCGCTGATAAG CTACCGCCGATAGGCGGTGATGTATTGGATTTGGTGGTGATTGGTTGCGGTCCGGCGGGTCTTGCTCTGGCTGCAGAGTCGGCGAAGTTGGGATTGAAAGTTGGGCTGGTTGGCCCTGACCTGCCTTTCACTAATAACTATGGTGTTTGGGAAGATGAATTCAAAG ACCTTGGACTAGAAGGGTGTATAGAGCATGTTTGGCAGGACACCATTGTGTATCTCGATGATGAGAGTGAACCGATTTTGTTTGGTCGTGCCTATGGACGTGTGTGTCGAAATTTGCTCCATGAGGAGCTTTTGAGAAG GTGTGTAGAGTCGGGAGTTACATACCTTAGTTCAAGGGTGGAGAGTATTGTTGAAGGTAGCAATGGCCGAAGCCTTATAGCATGTGAGCATGGTATCGACATCTCTTCTAG GCTTGCTACTGTTGCATCAGGAGCTGCTTCAGGGAAGCTTTTGCAATATGAGGTGGGTGGTCCAAAGGTTTGTGTGCAGACAGCTTATGGAGTGGAGGTTGAG GTGGAAAATTATCCATATGATCCCAACTTGATGGTTTTCATGGATTATAGAGACTACTCAAAACAAAAGGTTTTAGGTTCGGAAGCAGAATATCCAACATTTCTTTATGCCATGGCCATGTCCGCAACAAGAATATTCTTTGAG GAAACTTGCTTGGCTTCAAAAGATGCCATGCCTTTTGATCTACTGAAGAAAAAGCTTTTCTCAAGGTTACAAACTCTGGGAATCCATATTGTAAAAACTTATGAAGAG GAATGGTCTTGGATTCCTGTTGGGGGATCATTACCGAATACAGAGCAAAAGAACTTGGCATTTGGTGCTGCTGCCAGCATGGTACATCCTGCCACAG GGTATTCAGTCGTGAGATCTTTGTCAGAGGCTCCAAAATATGCTAGTGTAATTGCAAAGATTTTGAAGCAGGATTACTCACAGACCAGTCTTAGCCGTCAAATAAGTAATCAGAATATCTCGATGCAAG CTTGGAATACCCTCTGGCCACCAGAAAGGAAACGCCAAAGAGCGTTCTTTTTATTTGGACTAGCGCTCCTTGTGCAAATGGACATTGAGGGAATGCGAACATTCTTTGCTACGTTCTTCCGCTTACCTACTTG GATGTGGCAGGGTTTTCTGGGGTCTTCTCTGTCCTCTGCTGATCTCATGCTCTTCgccatatatatgtttgttatAGCACCAAATAGTTTGAGAAGTCGCCTTGTCAAACATCTTTTATCAGATCCTACTGGAGCCACCATGTTAAAAACCTATCTCACAGTAAACTTGAATTCCTTACCTGCAAGTTAG
- the LOC126791532 gene encoding U-box domain-containing protein 34 isoform X2, translated as MYVKDMKDKYEEEVFTPLKKLCKSNKVEKLVLEDEVPANGILSFISQSDINCLVLGSSSSNYITRKLKGPDVPTAVLKCAPESCDIHVVSKQKVVTKSASPSLVCETSTANELSTQGEDEGYSREVGKRITGSRSSYVDSTVHEGYGAPSMSDLSFLSSEAFTRTEFPASASVDQERNYQNSEEIEQIEVEQLRAELQNTLGMYKRACEELVHAQSKVQLLSFECLEEARRVNAALESEENLRMIAAEDAAKHLQARKEIEEAKVQLAKEAYERQVAELIALKESTGKKECVDALFSSDNRYRKYSRKEIEVATNFLSETNVIGEGGYGKVYKCSLDQTPVAVKVLQPDAVEKKEEFLKEVEILSQLHHPNIVLLLGACPEIGCLVYEYLENGNLEDYISHHRNGKPSLPWTVRFRIIFEVACGLAFLHNSKAVPIVHRDLKPGNILLDRNYLSKIGDVGLAKLITDIVPDNITEYRESIIAGTLFYMDPEYQRTGTFRPKSDLYAFGVIILQLLTARHPNRLIYIVENAIANGYFADFLDESVTDWPLDETEELAELALRCSKLRCRDRPDLETEVLPVLKRLVDIADSSSKIERNHDDAPSHYYCPILQEIMDDPHISADGFTYEYRAIKAWLDKHNVSPVTRLRLHHSELTPNHTLRSAIQEWRSSSVCG; from the exons ATGTATGTGAAGGACATGAAGGACAAGTACGAGGAGGAGGTTTTTACTCCTTTGAAGAAGCTATGCAAGTCAAACAAG GTGGAAAAATTGGTATTGGAGGATGAGGTTCCTGCAAATGGGATTCTAAGTTTTATATCTCAGTCTGATATCAATTGTTTAGTTTTGGGTTCTAGCAGTTCTAATTACATAACCAG GAAACTGAAAGGACCAGACGTACCAACAGCTGTTCTGAAATGTGCTCCTGAGAGTTGTGATATTCATGTTGTGTCGAAACAAAAAGTTGTCACAAAATCAGCTAGTCCCTCATTAGTTTGCG AGACTAGTACTGCTAATGAGCTGTCTACTCAAGGAGAAGATGAGGGATATTCCAGAGAAGTTGGCAAACGGATAACTGGAAGTCGTTCTTCCTACGTAGATTCCACTGTTCATGAAGGTTATGGAGCACCGTCAATGTCCGACCTTAGTTTTCTAAGTTCTGAAGCTTTTACACGTACGGAATTTCCTGCAAGTGCTAGTGTGGAtcaggaaaggaattatcagaACTCAGAAGAGATTGAGCAG ATTGAAGTGGAACAGTTGCGTGCAGAACTGCAGAATACTCTTGGCATGTACAAACGAGCTTGTGAAGAGCTGGTACATGCCCAAAGCAAG GTTCAACTACTTTCTTTTGAATGTCTTGAAGAAGCAAGAAGAGTGAATGCTGCTCTTGAGAGTGAGGAAAATTTGAGAATGATTGCTGCTGAAGACGCAGCAAAGCATCTGCAGGCCAGGAAAGAGATTGAGGAGGCAAAAGTTCAGCTCGCTAAGGAGGCTTATGAGAGGCAAGTTGCTGAGTTAATTGCCCTGAAAGAGTCAACAGGGAAGAAGGAATGTGTTGATGCTCTCTTCTCAAGTGACAATAGGTACAGAAAATACAGTAGGAAGGAAATAGAGGTAGCAACAAACTTCCTTTCAGAGACTAATGTGATTGGTGAAGGAGGGTATGGGAAAGTTTACAAGTGCAGTCTTGATCAAACCCCGGTAGCTGTTAAGGTTCTTCAGCCTGATGCAGTCGAGAAGAAAGAGGAGTTTCTGAAAGAG GTTGAAATTCTTAGTCAGCTACACCATCCTAACATAGTTCTGCTTCTTGGAGCCTGTCCAGAGATCGGTTGTCTGGTGTATGAGTACTTGGAAAATGGGAACTTGGAAGATTATATCTCACACCACCGGAATGGAAAACCATCTCTCCCTTGGACTGTTAGGTTCAGGATCATTTTTGAAGTAGCATGTGGGCTGGCATTCTTACACAACTCAAAGGCAGTCCCAATTGTGCATCGAGATCTAAAACCGGGTAATATATTACTAGACAGAAACTACTTGAGCAAGATTGGGGACGTTGGGCTGGCTAAACTCATTACAGACATTGTGCCTGATAATATAACGGAGTACAGAGAATCAATTATTGCTGGTACACTCTTTTACATGGATCCAGAGTATCAGAGAACTGGCACATTTAGACCCAAATCAGATTTGTATGCTTTTGGGGTCATTATCCTCCAACTATTGACAGCACGGCACCCCAATAGGCTTATATACATTGTGGAAAATGCAATTGCAAATGGTTATTTTGCTGACTTCTTAGATGAGTCAGTCACAGATTGGCCACTAGATGAAACAGAGGAGTTGGCTGAACTTGCATTAAGGTGTTCAAAGCTTAGATGCAGGGATAGACCGGATCTTGAAACTGAAGTTTTGCCTGTTCTCAAAAGACTGGTCGATATTGCAGATTCTAGTTCTAAGATTGAGAGAAACCATGATGATGCACCAAGCCACTACTATTGTCCGATACTTCAG GAAATTATGGATGATCCCCACATTTCAGCTGATGGCTTTACCTACGAGTACAGAGCAATCAAAGCATGGCTTGACAAACACAATGTATCCCCAGTTACAAGGCTTAGACTTCACCATTCTGAACTAACTCCTAACCATACATTGCGCTCAGCTATACAGGAATGGAGGTCCTCAAGCGTATGTGGATAG